The region TACAGCTATATCAATACAGCTATAACAATACAGCTATATCAATACAGCTATAACAATACAGCTATAACAATACAGCTATATCAATACAGCTATAACAATACAGCTATAACAATACAGCTATATCAATACAGCGATAACAATACAGATATAACAATACAGCTATATCAATACAGCGATAACAATACAGATATAACAATACAGCTATATCAATACAGCGATAACAATACAGATATAACAATACAGCTATATCAATACAGCTATAACAATACAGCTATATCAATACAGCTATAACAATACAGCTATATCAATACAGCTATAACAATACAGCTATAACAATACAGCTATATCAATACAGCTATATCAATACAGCTATAACAATACAGCTATATCAATACAGATATATCAATACAGCGATAACAATACAGCTATATCAATACAGCGATAACAATACAGATATAACAATACAGCTATATCAATACAGCTATATCAATACAGCTATAACAATACAGCTATATCAATACAGCTATAACAATACAGCTATATCAATACAGCGATAACAATACAGATATAACAATACAGATATAACAATACAGCTATATCAATACAGCTATATCAATACAGCTATAACAATACAGCTATATCAATACAGCTATATCAATACAGCTATAACAATACAGCTATATCAATACAGCTATAACAATACAGCTATAACAATACAGCTATATCAATACAGCTATAACAATACAGATATAACAATACAGCTATATCAATACAGCTATATCAATACAGCTATAACAATACAGCTATATCAATACAGATATATCAATACAGCTATATCAATACAGCTATAACAATACAGATATAACAATACAGCTATAACAATACTATTCATGTTACTTGTAGTGCAAACGAAAATGATTCCCACAACTGTTGCCATCACCTGcacagggacaacagatggaaattagctagctagctaaatctggtacaaagcatctcttctcttctgagactaatggttttttttgtacactgtccctgattcaaataaacggtTAATTAACAACCTCCTCGTCCCATTCAGTGACTTATCTCTGATATTTTTACAAGGTGTAAGTGCAAGTTTATTGATGGAAATGGGGCTCAGTTATGCCTAAAAGTTTTTTTGGACAAAGTTAAAGGAAAGTTCTGTATTGCACCGAATCTATTTTAGCTGAGTTTTAAAGAGGTACATAAAATGACTGACAAATAAAGCTCTAAAGCCTGATTTAATTCAGGACAGATACAAATTTTGAGTCTGTGATATCAGTTTACAGTTTTGTGTATCAGAAAGTCACTCATGGGACCGTGTTGAACTCTGTTATTTTCTACTACAGAGCTGCGTAAACAGAAGTTGATGGAATACTTGGAAGCAAAGGGGAAGCTGAAACAGCCCAACCCTAAGTATGAACATAAAAAGTCATGATTAACAACTTGTGATGTGCAATGGTGgttttaaattattgttttggTAAACAAATTCCATTGTCATCTCTCATCTCAACTTCTCAGGCCATACCTCCGTGATGTCTTTCAAGATAAGACATCTGCAGCTCAGGTAGGTGTGGACTATTGCTTACACGTGAAATAGAGGTTAGGTTAAGGTTACTGTCttaacatgtgtttttgttttcacagatgGTTAAGGAGAAAGAGAACACGGCTCCAGCTGACAAATtaataaatgaacacacaaaaatcCAAACTATGACTGCGCAAGCCACAAAAAGACCCACCAGCAGAACATTTGGTGTTACAAACAAAGTGAATGTAATAGGAAGTGTGCTGACAGGACAGGGAAATGCCTGTCGTTCATCTGCAACAAGCGTCCCAGTACAGCCCAGAAAACCTACACAAAACTCTTTGCTTACAGGAACATACACTGTTTTGTCCTCCAAATCCAACACAAATTCAGCCAGCCATTTCAAAAAGAAGCCtaacaaagaaatacaatctTCAGATAAAACCTCTTCTAAGATAGCTCGCACATCTGCAAAAAATCAGAACAGCAGATTCAACAGTGAGTCGAATGCTGCTTTGTTACGTCCAGTGAAGACAGCCAGTGTCAGGATGAGTCTTGGCCCAATTGTCAAAACTAAAACAGGACTCCTCCCTGCACTGACCCATCCAAGGACAGTGACCCAGCCAAGGAACAGTCAAAGTTTGACACATCCCCCTGCCTCAGCATCTGCTACCAGAACTACTTCTGTTGCCAACATGGTGCGATCCAGCACATTGTCGTCCGCGTTCAttttccagaaaaaaacattgcctAACGCATCTCTAAGCATTCCTGTGAAAGAGAGAAGTCTTTCTTCAACTGCAAGTTCCGGTACTGTAATAAAACTTCAAGAACAGAATAGGGCTAACTCTAAGTCCCTTTTTGGTAAACATTGTAATCCAAGTGGACTGAAAACAAAGTCCATCTGCTCCAATTGCACAGCAGGCCCAAATAAGCCAGACGGGAGAGTAGGGACGCTAAAACCTAATAAATTAACCAGTCAGCCTATGGACATGTCTTCAAAGCAGAAATCTGATGGAGAGCGGAAGAAGAATGGACAACCATGCAAAGTTGTCTCAAGAACATCATCTGGGCCAGCAAGCAGATGCAGCTCCAGACCTGTGAGTGGGGATATGCGAGCTGTTCTGACTGAGGTGGAAAAGAGAAGCAAGACATATGCAGAGACAGGTGGCAAGAAGGGACACAGTTCAGATAATGCCCCTAAAACGCAAACAGGTATCAAAGGAACTGGCCCTCGAGTTATATCTCAGACAGCGCCACAGCCTGTCAGGACCATCAGCCTCACAGGCCAGGCCAGGAAGTCATCAAAGTTTCCAGTGATCGATATTCCACAGACGGAGAGAAAGAAATTGACTGCTGTCCAGGAGGAAAGAATGTAAGTGGAAAAGTACAAGTCCTTGCAAATGTATTAGTAGGAAAGTATGATATGACACCATTGAACCATTAAACTAAGCAACTAAACTTTATGTTGGCTTAGGTTATGTTGGCTTGTGTTCTCGGCACATGATTGCTGCAGACGTGCAGTACCTCATCTTTCtgtatgtaattaaaaaaatattcttgacTACATAATTACAGTGGAGGGTTATTGCTCTGGAAGTCTGGGTGTGTGTACAGTCTGTGTAGGTGTACTGAGACTGGTTTCACCCACACCCATTCATGTTTCAACTGATGGCCTAATCATTCAAAAAGAATGTGAAACAGTCtattcaatatattttattattagttGAGGAGGAGATTCAGTTTGTGTCAGCTTCAGTTGGGAAAACAAGGgcggtggacccaagtgcagaaaccaaaaatcaaaaacagggagccacagaggagcacgagcaaaactgacattcatacaacatacaatgaactgacacagaagggaagaaacacagagactaaatagacacaggggtaatcagacacaggtgaggacaatcagggcaatcacactgggaaacacacagaggcaggaatacaagaaacactgaggacaactacaaactaaatcatgaaacactaaagacacacagaacccaagaatgaaacaaaacacactagaacataaagaaacactaggatatgaagttacaaaaataacatatgaaacactaacctagaaaacacacaagggaaacaacaccatcagacaagaatgagaactaaaaacaacaagaaaactctgaaaaataagaaaccaaatcatgacagtttGGCTAGAttctaatcagtcactccctgctaagaatcgaatcgtgagacacacaaagattcccagccctaaaaGAGACTCTTCTGGTGcaataaaaaaggggaaaaatagTGGATATACTGATTTCTTGCATTTCACTTTCAGCTAACAACATGCcagttgattattatttttttccctgtaGCTAATATATCGTCGTATCAGTCTATTGCATTGACTGGCATACTTGCCGATACTGAATTATGAGTTTCAGGGAAAAAACACCAACACTAAATtccattcatttaaatgttgacCTTAACTTGCTCCCTCTTCTCCGTTATTTGATCTCAAGGAAAAAACTACAAGAATGGAGAGAATCCAGGGGCATTTCCTATAAGCGTCCTCCAATGCCAGTGAGAATTCAGGTCAGGCGCACTATGGCTGTGCCACAACCTTTCTGGGCCACCATGACAGAGGAAGACGAGGCCCACTCCCTCATCTCAGCTGTGGACAGATCCCTAGCTGATTGCATCATATTACTGGGCGAGGTATTCGGAAGGGGAAtgagaattattattattattatttatttatttttcaatatctGATTTATTACATCTCTATCCAGCACACAGTGCCAATCATTGTGGGAGATGGTTTGAATTTTAGGATAGTTAATTTTACGAATATATGATACGATTACTGGATAATTGTCAGGTGGATGTGGCAGGAGGGCTTTTAAGATGCACTTTTATTTTACCAAAAGCATTTTTGTTGAAATAGATCAATGCTCTCCTTTCAACTTTCAACAAAGTAGACTATATTTTCGCCTTCTTTGCACCAACAGGGTTGCCCTTCAGTCCAGGTGAAGGAGGTTCTCTCGAGGCTACCGGTGGTGTCCCACAAGTTTGCCAAATACTGGATCTGTCAGGCCCGTCTGATGGAGCAGGAGGGCAACCTTGATGTCCTGCCAATATTTGAAGAAGCTGTGCGTGTTGTGCTAGAGGTAAGAAATCCAAAGATGTATTTTGCATAACTGTCAGTAGTTTTGTGTACTTCCAATAATACTCCGCATCCTATGTGTATCTTTAAGGACTACAAAGTCCAGACCCCATTTCAGTCACATATGCATTTAAATTTCCAACAGTGCAATGAAACACTTTCGTTCATTGCCTGTCTAATTCACTTTGAGTCTCCAAGAACAAACATGAGATGGGTTATTTCATTACGATTTTCATTTGCTCTTCACGGAAAATGTAATGTATTCTGTAGGATTAGACATGTAGAATGAAGGATATTTCTCTACTAATAATCTGAGCTGATATATCAGCCAATTCATCTTAATTGTTTAGTGAGTCACAGGCAGCTCAAGGCAGTGAGTTTCTTTGTTTAATTGGATGTATGTAACCTAAACATAACTTTGAATATTGTTAAAAATGGTTGATGACTTAGGTGTAACACAATTGCAGGCCAcaagtttagtttatttttaaagtttaggAGGAAACGTCACCCCACTGGTACTCTTTCTCCCTGTGTGTTAGTCTCTGTCAGAGTGCTGGACCCTCAAACAATATGGCAATGCCAGCTTTTTCCAATATCATTCAGCccttgtaaatattttgataaGACATCACACAATTAATGTAAAAGGTTGGATCAATCCAATGCCAATCTCGAGTGACTGAAGGAAATTGTTACATCATTTAAAGagattgttttggttggttcTATCGGCtacatttaaaagtttcataTGATAATTTTCTGAATCAGCTGGTCATAGACTCATGTAGACTTTTGATATAGacatgtttggtttttaacaaaaaaaacaacaacaatgaaatgaACCCCTCTGTAGTTAATGAGCAGGTTGAGAAGAGAAAACGTTTTGCTATTCATTGATCAAAGACCCAGCTCACAGGTAAACGAGGCTCTTACAACTGGAAACATTAGTAGAGAATCATACATCAGATATTTGTGAAAGTTGATTATGTGTCAGCTCAGATAACAAGCTCATCTGAGATTCTTAGCATGGTGTATGTCATTTTGGAGATGGGGAGTTCTTAACTAATCTCAAGTGACATTTAGAAGTAAGTTCTTTTCCTGTCACTAAATTTATTATAAGAGCTGTTTATATTCCTGTTTAACTTCTAACATGTTATCAGAATAAGTGTTGTACCGTGAATGAAATTCCCCTCAAAAGTCACAGTATATTCTTATGTTTCtgcccttcttttctttttagccAGTTGACGAACTTCGAACTGTGGTGTTTGAGATTctgaagaaaaaggaggagaccAAAGGTAGTTTCCCTTTTTTGTACTAATGAAATGAATCATTAACATTTCTCAGCAGGGACTAACTGTGTTGCGTTGCTAACATTGCAGAGATTACAATCTATATTTAACATTCTCTTATTATGGTATATAACTTGCAGTTATTCCTTTTGTTATACTGATTATCAAGAACCTGCACCGGCCACAAATTGCGCTACATTTATATATCAGTTAATTCTAGTTAAAGTAATCAGCTAGATATGTAAATAAGCCACTGTTTCCTATTCGATATACTCAAACCACTAAAAGAGATGATAATACGCTGGCTGCAAAGCAACAGCTCCCTGAAACGAGTGCATGAATCCAACAATGAAATCCTAATGATTTTTTTATCCATGGAATTGAAATAACGTTAACtctgattttcatgttttcgTTAGCATCTGAAGAAGATGAGAAAGAGGACCAGGTTTCTTCGGTTGAAAGCTCTCCTGAGAGGGACAACAACCCAATGATGACTCCTAAACCTGTCAGAGCCCTCATCTGTGGGGAGAAAGGAGACTCATCTGTCGtcaagtacaagatcacagcgACTCCTGGGTATGTTTGAGTCATTATGACAACTGTTTGTTATGCTAGCTAAAAGCTGCTAAAATGGTCTGGAGATAAAATAACCTGAGTGATTCTGAAGTCAATACTGTAGCAGATTGTTATAGTTACACACCAGCTATATTTATGACCGCCCAAGAATAtttcccaaccttttttcatttaatattGAAATCACTGCACAAACGTGATAGAGAAAGACACAtgccagagagagaaaatatgtCAGCTGACGTAAGCCCCTCCTTTACGTCTTATTTGAAAACTTTAGCTTCTTTTGCcgttgttttaatattttgctGCAGTGGTCGCTATGATGTGTGGCATACGTGCGGATCCCCTGATGTGATAACAGAGTATCGagagaaagatttaaaaaaaaaaaaacgtgtgtaCTATGTACTTGAGCGTCTCTAACATACTGTTAGGGAATATTGTCAAAATCACACAACTAACAAAGCTACAGAATAAGTCAAGTAGAAACGGGCAGCTGTGTGtagggaggggagagaagaggaggagcagctaTGTTTTGTGCAGATAAGAGAATAGAAAGGGAACGGATTTAAGATGAGCAGAGTAAGTTGTTTGTAAACTAAAACATGTTAGATGATAACACACAATAactataaatacaaacctaatgTTAAAACTCCCCCAGGTCAGTCTCTTATAATGTGAGTAAAAAACCCTCATAAATATCGAATGATGTCGGCTTTATAATCCCCCCGTATGTCGAAGGGAAAATATTTGCACTGTTGAGTACAGGACAGACTGAATGGATTGGGCGACTGTGTCTGGATTACCTGTGCTCCAGCtcgctgtctctccctctcctgtccAAGACCCCTGAGGGATGCTGACACCCCCTGGGTCGGTtatcacatatgcactcctgaaaatgtctagatcATTTCAGAGGGACTGGGCTGCAGTCACCTCACAGCAAAATGGTTCCTGGttttgaaacctttctgtgttgaGTTTGCATGTACTCCCcatgggttctctccgggtactccggcttcatcccacagtccaaagtatatgtcagccctgtgattgacagttCTGTCCAAACCACATCCATCTTAAAGCTGCTCAACTTCCAACTCTATATTTAAGACAATCAGTCCGCCCTGTTTCATTACAGTTGATGAAgtaaatattgtgttttcacacttgtagaaaactcctgatatttgcaggaggagctgtatgtgtgaaggCAAACGGCCAAATTCGGCTTTTCAATCGGCTTCACCCAGAgcttctcctgccagccccctagaaTTTTTACCGCATTAACTCTGAGTGAGCTTCTTCTcggctcttttgttgatattgtgattccgTCAAACTAATTGGAGCATTGATGGaaaggaaaatattttcattataacGTCGCATTGCAGACGTTGCTTTGTCCACTGCTTCTGTgccgttctttttttttttttaagtcatgccCTGCCCGACGGTAGACGCAGAAAATTCAACTACTTTTTTGAAATGGATGTTTTGCCTATGCAGAAGTGAATCCTCTGTGAACTCAGTTCAGAAATAATCTTTGAAAGTTGTTTCATTTTTGCCATCACAATCACTCTTTTCATTTCCTTACTTTTGATGTCTATTACATAAGACCTAAACAGCTGGTTTGAATAGTTTCCTGCATATATGCtataataagtaaataaatataataaaaaaatgaaatgaataattaatacatttatattaaaaaaataaaaatcacagggAGAGGGTTGTCTGACTGCACAAATTAAATTATTCAGAATACCTGAACTGACTATGTAATGTCAGGTTGGTCCTTTTTTAAGtggacctttttttgtttttccctgaCCGAGGTGTTGTTAAggatgaaaaatgtttaaatctgagttttgtcttcattttcccTCAGCGGCCCTCCAAGCCAAAAGAGAGAACCGACACGAGTCAATGGCCAGGAGGTTCGCTTCTTTACCCCTGTTAGACGCTCTGTGCGAATTGAGAGAGCCTCTCTTCATTACCCCGCGTCCCTCCAAGACCATGATCTGTGTGTGGCCTCCTACAATGACCTGATCTACGAGGAGGATAATAAGAGAAGTGAAGAGCAGGAGAGTGGGGAAACCAGCCCGTCTCCCATGTACGTCTACAGGCAGAACGAAGCGCTCAAAGACAAGGTGGTCGTCCAACTAGTTTGCGATGAAGGTGTTTAGCTTCAGGAGCTTAATTTATCTCCTGTTAGCAGTTGAGGCTTCTTTCAGATTCATCATATGTCTCTGGTCAGATGGTAGAAAAAAGTCTAATATTATGTTTCTATAAACAATGTGTTGTATATactaatgtaaaataaatggtttttttttttaacctacatGTGGTTTATACATCTTACTTTTTTGATCCTTATACCTACTCCAAAatgttgctcttttttaaaaataattgttaaattcatatacaaatatgaataaaaaatcaGAAGTCCGTGGCACACTGGAAATAACTTCACTATATTTTTATCGTGCGCGAACAATGCGTTTCACCTGTAGCTTTCTCAGGTATGCCCAgcacaacaataataataataataattataactttatttactgtatatagcacctttaaaaacacaggtttacaaagtgcttcgaCAAACAgcaaaggcaaaaacaagaacaaagcaaactaaaccaaacacagaagaacataaacaacagcaagaacaaacaaatgcaaaatactaaaaataattaaatataattcaacagaaaagaacccatattgcaagatacccaacagacatatatataacccgaccatcacaagaaccatcataagaacccaggaaaaacaagaacccaacaacacgagctgagaccaagaggaccaaagatttaaaaatatgtaagaaactaaaagagctaaaagcaaataaaaagaaggtaagagcagtaaaagaaatagaaacaagtgaagaaattatcaaaaaaacaataataataaaaagtatatatacatataaaacataaatagacaaagtaaataaaaggacagtaagaagcaaaagaagataaaaatagtaaaaccaataagaaaagacattaagaagacgacatcacataaaagcaagtctgtaaaagtaagttttaagaagggatttaaaagaattgagggaatctgcaagacttatctcctcagggaggtcgttCCGAAGTCGAGGGGCCCTGACGGAAAaggtcacctttagttttaagtctcgactttggaacgaccaggaggcccccacctGAGGATCTAAGACTGCGGGCTGGCTCATATGGTGTCAGTAGCTCTATTATATAGCTTGGAGCCAGCCCCGTCcgtgctttaaaagtaatgagtaaaatcttaaaatcaattctaaaactTACAGGAAGCCAATGTATTGAAGCTAAAATtggagtgatgtgatgtcgtctgttacaaccagtaagaagcctagctgctgcattttggacaAGCTTGAGGCGAGACAGTGACTTATTTGTGATTCCGGAAAAGAGGGAGTTACAGTAGTCAAGTCGGGAGAAAATGAAGGCGTGGATGATCTTTTCAAGATCTGTTTGggttagtattgttttaattttggagaTGGTGCGTAGATGGAAGAAGCATGATCGGACAACTGTTTTAATATGGGATTCAAAGGTGAGATTGCAATCAAATGTTATTCCTAGATTTCATTGGACATTGGTGAATAAGGGACCGAGGCTGCTCTTTGAAATATGAGTGGAGTTTGGCGGGTTGAATACTATGATTTCAGATTTAGAATTGTTCAGTTGGAAAAGGTTTTGTGCCATCCAGCAGTTGATATCGTTTAGACAGTTTCTGACAGCAGCTAGGCTCCTAGCGTCCTCAGGTCTCAAAGGAAGGTATATCTGTGTATCGTCTGCGTAGCAGTGAAAGGAGACTTTGTGGCGTTCAATTATTTGGCCAAGGGGTAGCATATAAATGGAGAATAAAAGGGGACCTAAAACCGAACCTTGCGGTACATCACAGGTAATGttagaggtagaggaggagtatTTACCGATGGTGACCGCAAAggttctttcttttatttttttattaggtgatgcagaacaatacaagacaagtgagggaCATGACAAGAGCAAATGTATGtgggagacaggggagacacgacgatacaatgcacagcatagacaaagacaaaacaggcaagcagggagtaataataacgttttgcaattttgtatgttgagggtgttgaagggccctgattgtgtatgtgtgtgtgtataattcGAGTGTAtgcttgtattttattttattttttccaaaggTTCTTTCTAAACATAAGAGTAAAACCAGCTAAGTGCAATATCCTTTAAACCAACCCATTTTTCAAGACGATCAACTAAAATTGTGTTATCAACAGTTTCAAAAGCTACGCTAATGTTAGGGTTTGTATCTTTGGACATGGCAGCAAAATTGAAGGGTTTGAGGTTTTATTGCAGGGTTTGGGAAAGGTGGATGACTGACTGGCTGGCTGGTAGTGGCGGCGTGGAGGAGACTTATGGAGTTAGCTGGTTCAGTAGGCAGGCAGGTGATTGGTTGAGTTGTCTGAGAGGAGAGCAGACTGGAGGAGATGACACCGGTGAGAATCTGGACAACAGGAGAGAAAATCTGTTAGGATTCACTTGAAAAACGCTAGGAACAAACTCTAACAAATGTTAAGAGCAGCCGATCATAGCTACCACTTCAGTAGACTCAATAATCTGGCAATGAGTCAAGTTGGACCCAGGGTTTTAGCTTGAGGCAGATGAGCAGATGAGTTGCAGGTGTGAGTAGTCACCAGGTGTTGATTGAAGCTAAGCCCTCCAGagacatacacgcacacacagacagagggggaggggacaCAAAGTATACACAGAAACAGGATcacagccagagccctgacagctaagatttaaaagaataaaaattgGGCCCTCCCCTCTATCTGCTGCTAAAAGAAGGTCATTGGTTACCTTGAGGAGGGCCGTCTCTGTGCTGTGACAAGCTCTAAAACCGGATTAGAATTTCTCaaagaagttattttcagtcatAAAAGATAAAAGTTGTGTTGAAACCACCTTTTCTAAAACTTTTGATAAAAATTGAATTTTTGAGATTGGTCTAAAATTGTTAAAATCAGTGGGATAAAGGTTGGGTTTCTTTAAAAGTGGTTGGACCACAGTATATTTAAAAGCAGAGGGGACTACACCTTCCGCAAGGAACTATTAATAATGAACTGAACCAACTAGACCTAATTTGAAAGATCCCTCGAAATCAACATTGATTGATCTAATTTTTACCAATAGAAGGGACAAAATTACAGCCTCTGGGGTCTTCTCCCTAGACATCAGTGACCATTGTCCTCTGGCATGTATAAGGAGTGCTAGACTAGCAAAATCTAAGCCCAGGATTGTACTCGAGAAATTTCAGAAATTTTAATGAAcaagtgttttttaatgacattgtgAACAGTAATATATGTCAAACATCTGAAATACCTGATGTGGATCATGCACttgaatattttacaaatacatttcttaaaattATTGACGAGCatgcaccttttaaaaagttaagGGTTAAAGATAGATCAAGCCCATGGTTCTCCACTGAATTATCATTACTCTTAAAGGAAAGGGACAAAGCCTGGGCATTAGCAAGAAAGACAGGCACAGCAGCCCATTGGCTTTTATTCAGACAACtcagaaataaatgcacataTTCACTGAGAAAAGCTAAAACCTCTTATCACCAGGAGTTGATTTCTAGTTGCTCTTCAAACCCATCAAAATTCTGGAAAGCAgtgaatataaacaaaaataaatcctccccatctctcccttcttatgttattttaaatgaaggccaaacaaataaaacttcagatatTTGCCGTGCTTTTAACCTCCATTTTGCTGCTTCTGGGAGTCAGTTTGAAACATTGTACTCTGGAAACACTGTTAATATCCGGCCACTGGCTCATATTCCTACTTCCCACAACCATTCCCCTAAATTTACTATACAGGCCTTCACTTCCTCTGCTGTAATGGAGGCTCTGCACTCTATAGATATTAGGAAAGCAAGGGGAGAAGATAATCTAGAGccatactttttaaaactctgtgcCCCTCTAATCAAGGAACAAATTTCctatatttttaatctttcaatCACCACTGGAGTTGTCCCTCAGGTTTGGAAGTCAGCACACATCGTCCCTCTGCATAAGGGCGgcgacaaaaacaaactcaacaactACCGGCCGATCTCCAAACTGTCCAGCCTCTCTAAAATCCTGGAGACATTAGTCAACAATCAACTAAAATCATATCTTTCAAGAAATTCTGTATTAAGTCtggtttcagaaaaaaacacagcaccacATCAGCAATTACCTTTGTCATAAATAATATTGTATCTGCTGTTGATCAAGGGAAATACTGTGCTGCCctctttgttgatttaactAAAACGTTTGACACTGTTGATCACACCATACTCCTGCAGAGGCTACATGATGTTGGTTTTGACAATTCCTCATTTAAATGGTTCCAGAATTATCTGTCTAATAGATTGCAATGTGTGACTGTACAATCTGATCGCTCTGAATACTTACCACTATCAAAAggggttccacaaggttctgtaTTCTGCTGATCACGatctatattaataatattgctTCTGTATTTACAAATTGTAAGGCCCATATTGTTTTGCTGAGACTGCACATTTAGCAATGgaaacttta is a window of Labrus mixtus chromosome 5, fLabMix1.1, whole genome shotgun sequence DNA encoding:
- the ckap2l gene encoding cytoskeleton-associated protein 2-like, whose amino-acid sequence is MEEGETVTIPSRKELRKQKLMEYLEAKGKLKQPNPKPYLRDVFQDKTSAAQMVKEKENTAPADKLINEHTKIQTMTAQATKRPTSRTFGVTNKVNVIGSVLTGQGNACRSSATSVPVQPRKPTQNSLLTGTYTVLSSKSNTNSASHFKKKPNKEIQSSDKTSSKIARTSAKNQNSRFNSESNAALLRPVKTASVRMSLGPIVKTKTGLLPALTHPRTVTQPRNSQSLTHPPASASATRTTSVANMVRSSTLSSAFIFQKKTLPNASLSIPVKERSLSSTASSGTVIKLQEQNRANSKSLFGKHCNPSGLKTKSICSNCTAGPNKPDGRVGTLKPNKLTSQPMDMSSKQKSDGERKKNGQPCKVVSRTSSGPASRCSSRPVSGDMRAVLTEVEKRSKTYAETGGKKGHSSDNAPKTQTGIKGTGPRVISQTAPQPVRTISLTGQARKSSKFPVIDIPQTERKKLTAVQEERMKKLQEWRESRGISYKRPPMPVRIQVRRTMAVPQPFWATMTEEDEAHSLISAVDRSLADCIILLGEGCPSVQVKEVLSRLPVVSHKFAKYWICQARLMEQEGNLDVLPIFEEAVRVVLEPVDELRTVVFEILKKKEETKASEEDEKEDQVSSVESSPERDNNPMMTPKPVRALICGEKGDSSVVKYKITATPGGPPSQKREPTRVNGQEVRFFTPVRRSVRIERASLHYPASLQDHDLCVASYNDLIYEEDNKRSEEQESGETSPSPMYVYRQNEALKDKVVVQLVCDEGV